In Desulfomicrobium apsheronum, the DNA window ACACCATCAGCTCTACATCGACAACACCAACAAGCTGATCGCGGGCACGGATTTCGAAGGACAGACGCTGCGGGAAATAGTCATGGCCACGGCGGGCGACCCCTCCAAGGCAGGCATTTTCAACAACGCGGCCCAGGTCTGGAACCACTCTTTCTACTGGCGCTGCATGAAGGCCGGAGGTGGCGGAGCACCCACCGGAGCCGTGGCGACAGGCATCAACAAGGCATTTGGCAACTACGAAAATTTCGCCAAGGCCTTCAAGGACGCCGGCATGACCCAGTTTGGAAGCGGATGGGCCTGGCTGGTGGAAAAGGACGGAAAGCTCGAAATCATGAAGACCGGCAACGCCGACACGCCCATGGTGCACGGCGCCAAGGCGCTGCTCACCGCAGATGTCTGGGAGCACGCATATTACCTTGATTACCAGAACCGACGGGCCGATTATCTACAGGATTTTCTGGACAAGCTGGTCAACTGGGAATTCGTCAACCAGCAGTTGGCCAAGTAGTACGGCGGGCAACAAAAAAGGCGACATCAAGTCGCCTTTTTTGTTGAAAAAAAACGGGGTAGCCTAGTTGACCGCGGGCTTGGTCACGGCACCGGAACGAATGCACTGGGTGCAGACCTTCATCCGTTTCACTTCGCCGGACTGCAACTGAGCGCGGACAGACTGAAGATTGGGCATGAAGCGCCGCTTGGTCTTGTTGTTGGCATGGCTGACATGATTGCCGACCTGAGGGCCCTTCCCGCAAATATCGCAAACTTTTGACATAACGTCCTCCTAAAATAGTGCTTTGATATCTTAAGCTGTCATGGCCTGGCAGCTCCGAGACTTTCCGGCCGGCCATGATCATGATTTGCCGCCAGAGGAATTTGGACCCATATATCCGGACGCCGGGGATGGCAAGTAAAAATCCTTGACAGGAAAAAGAATCCCCATATACACGTCCCGTTTCGAGGTGCACACATGGTTGAACATTGGATTGGACTGACGGATCTCCCGGCACAAGGTCGGGAATTTTCATTTGACGACCAGGACGTCTGGCGTGAACTCTGGCAGGAGTTCCACTATGACATGGAAATCGTCACGCCTCTCTCGGCCACGCTGAGCATCGCCCCCCAGCCGGACGGATACCTGATCAAGGGCCATATTGAAGGCACCGTCAGAACAGTGTGTCACCGATGCCTGGAAGATGCCGAAGTGATCATCGACCACGATTTCGACACCTATGAAGCCCACGAGGACGTGGACCTGCTTGATGATGAACCCAGCCACCTGCGCAACATCGACACAGGCTGGGAGTTGGACGCGGCGGGCCTTTTGTGGGAAGAATTCTTGCTGGCCCTGCCCGAAAAAATACTTTGCGCCGACACGTGTTTGGGGCTATGCCCGCAATGCGGAAAAAACAGGAACCTGGAATCATGCGCCTGCAGCAGCCCAGACAGCCAATCCCCCTTGGCCAAAGCGTTGCAAGGCCTTAAAATCAAAACCAATTAGATCGCTTTCAAGATAGAGGTGCCATCATGCCATTGCCCAAGAAGAAAACATCCAAGTCCAGAAGAAACATGCGTCGCTCCCATGACCACGTCGCCATCCCCAATGTCGTGTACTGCGAATGCGGCGAAGCCAGCCTGTCCCACTGCATCTGCCCCGGTTGCGGCAAATACAAGGGACGCCAGTACACCAAGGCTGCAGATGCCTAAAGACATCTGTCTCGCCGTGGACGCCATGGGGGGAGACTTCGGCCCGGAAATAAACATTCCGGGCTCCCTCGCGGCTGCCCGTGAGACTGGGGTCAGACTCATCCTTGTGGGCGACGAACCGTCCATCCGCAAGGAATTGGACAGGCACGCCCATGCGGACGTGCGTTTCGAAATCGTGCATACCACCCAGGTGGCCGGCATGGCGGAAAAGCCTTCGGATGTGCTCAGGCGCAAGAAGGACAGCTCCATGCAGGTGGCCTTTCGCCTTGTGCGCGAAGGCCGGGCCCACGGCGTGGTCACGGCCGGAAACTCCGGAGCGGCCCTGGCCTGCGGAATGTTCATCCTCGGACGCATAAGCGGCGTGGACAGACCGGCGCTGGCCTCCATCATGCCAACACTCAAAAAACCCATCGTGCTCATTGACGTGGGCGCCAACGCGGACTGCAAGCCATACAACCTGGTCCAGTTCGGCCTCATGGCCGAAGTGTTGGCCCGTTGCGTGCTGGACATCTCAAGTCCGAAAGTCGGCATTTTGAGCATCGGCGAGGAAGAAGGCAAGGGCAACAGCCTGACCAAGGACGCCTTTACCCTGCTGAAGGGCTCCTCTCTCAATTTTATAGGCAACGTCGAGGGCCGTGACGTCTTCACCGGCGAGACCGATGTCATCGTCTGCGACGGTTTCGTCGGCAACGTGGCCCTGAAGCTGAGCGAAGGACTGGGTTCGGCCCTGGCTTCCATGCTCAAGACGGAGCTCAAGAAGTCGATCTGGTCGCGCCTTGGAACGCTCATCGCACTGCCCGCCTTCAAACGTTTCGCCAAGAAAATCGACTACGCCGAATACGGTGGCGCCCCCATTCTCGGGCTGAACGGCATCGCCATTGTCTGCCACGGCAAATCCAATGCGCGGGCCATCACCACCGCACTGCAGCAAGCCGCCATCTTCGTGGAGAAAAAGGCCAATGATCACCTCGTGGAAGGCCTGCACGCCAACACGGAACTGAGCCTCTTCTCCCGTACCGGAAAGGCCTCCGCCCTCAAGCAGGAAGCCGCGGGCCTTTAGCCTTGCAACTTGACGCAGCCCCCCTCAAGGGAATGTAGGAATCCTCTCATGTCTTCACCGTGCTTCATTTCGGGCCTGGGCTTGCACCTGCCCCGGACACTTGTAACGAATTCGGACCTGGAACATATCGTCGACACTTCCGACGAATGGATTCGCTCGCGTACCGGCATCGCAACCAGACATTTCGCCCAGGCCGACGAGCCCTGCTCCGTCCTGGCCTACAATGCCGCATGCAAAGCCCTGGAAAATGCGGGAATGACCGCCCAGGAACTCACGCATATTTTTGTGGGTACCTTTTCCGGAGACTACAATCTGCCCAGCACAGCCTGTCTGCTGCAAGACATGCTGGGTCTAAAAGGCATCCCGGCCTTCGATCTGGCCGCAGCCTGCTCCGGCTTTCTATATTGCCTGGAGACCGCCCGGGCCTACACCTGCATGTACCCGGAAGCCAAGATCCTGATCGTCGGCAGTGAAGTGACCACCTCGCGCCTCAACTTCGAGGACCGCACCACCTGCGTGCTCTTCGGCGACGGGGCGGGCGCGGCCATCGTCACCGGACAGGCAAACCCCGGAAGCGTCAAGGTCATCGACGCCATGCTCAAGGCCGACGGCTCCGTGGGCAGCCTCCTGACCGTCCACGGTGGCGGCTCGGCGTGCAAACCGGTCCTTGGCCAGACCATCGGACCGGAATATTTTGTCGAAATGAACGGACGCGACGTCTTCAAGCACGCCGTACGCTGCATGGTGGAAATTTCCGCGAATCTGCTTGAGAAAAACGGGCTGACCACGGACGACATCGACCTCATCATTCCCCACCAGGCCAATATCCGCATCATCGAAGCCATCGGAAAAAAATTGAACGTGGATTCGGAAAAAATCTACGTCAATGTCGACCGAATCGGAAACACTTCCGCAGCTTCCATACCCATCGCCCTGACCGAAGCCGTGGCCAGCGGCCGCATCCAGCCCGGTATGAAGGTCCTGCTCACGGCCTTTGGCGGCGGATTTACCTGGGCATCGGCCTTGTTGCAATTTTAGTGGTCGTTGAGTAACCACTCAATTCGCACATTTCAAGAAAACCACGAGGTCAATCATGAGCGAACTGGTCAGGACCGCCTTGGTCACCGGCGGCACAAGAGGGATCGGCAAAGCGATCGTAAAAAAACTTGCAGGCTTGGGGTACCAGGTTTATTTCACTTACGTCAGCAGACCGGAACTGGCTGAAGCCGTGTGCGCGGAAATCGCGGCCGATGGTGGCGCTGCCCGGGGCTTTCAGCTCGACGCCAGCGACTGGGACGCCGTGGCCGATTTTTTTGCCGCGCAGATCAAGGACAAGGTCAGCCTTGAACTCCTGGTCAACAATGCGGGCATCACCAAGGACGGCCTGATCATGCGCATGAAACGCGAGCAATGGGAGCAGGTGATCCAGATCAACCTGACCGGAGCCTTCGTCTGCCTGCAGCAGGCAGCCAAGATCATGCTCAAGCAGCGCAAGGGACGCATCGTCAATATTTCCTCCGTCGTGGGGCAGATGGGCAATGCCGGGCAAGCCAACTACTGCGCGTCCAAGGCCGGCCTCATCGGGCTGACCAAGGCCGCCGCACTTGAGCTTGGCTCGCGCGGCATCACCGTCAACGCCATCGCGCCGGGGTTCATCGAGACCGACATGACTGAAACTCTCCCCCAGGACGTGCGGGAAAAATATCTCGAACGCATTCCTCTGGGACGCCTCGGTTCGGCGCAAACCATCGCCGACACCGTGGCCTATCTGGCATCCGACCAGGCTGAATACATCACCGGTCAGGTGCTCGGAATCAATGGCGGCATGTATCTGTAGCCTGATTCCACTTTACGTACGAATACACACTTTGGAGGATTACAATGTCTATTGAAGAAAAAGTCAAAGAACTGGTGGTCGAGCAGCTGGGCGTTTCCGCAGAAGAAGTAAAGCTTGAGTCCTCCTTTGTGGAGTCCCTGGGCGCCGATTCCCTGGACCTGACCGAACTGATCATGGCCATGGAAGAAGAATTCGACATCGAGATCGATGACGAAGACGCACAGAAGATCGCCACCGTCCAGGACGCCATCAATTATATCAAGTCCAAGTCCTAGGACCCGTATCGTCGTCATGACACGGTACCCCGGTCCGTCTGGGGTACCTTTTTTTTCATGCACAGCCGGGCGGAACGTTTCGCCTTGCAAGTCCTAACTTTTCGAGAAGATCATGATTGGAAAACGCGTTGTCGTTACAGGCCTTGCGGCCATGACCCCCATTGGCAATTCCCTTGAGGAGAGCTGGACCAACCTTGTCGGCGGAGTCTGCGGCATTGGTCCCATCACTCTCTTTGACTGTTCCGAGTTCGACACAAAGATCGCAGGGGAACTGAAAAATTTCGAACCGACAAATTATGTCGGGGTCAAGGATGCCAAGCGCATGGACCGTTTTGTCCAGATCGCCGTGGCTGCCGGCAAGCAGCTCATGGAAAACTGCGGTCTGACCATGGACGAAGCCACGGCCCCGGAAGTGGGCGTGCTTCTGGGCTGCGGTCTTGGCGGACTTTCGACCATCGAGGACTTCCACAGCAAGCTGCTCAAATCCGGTCCGGGCAGGATTTCCCCTTTCTACATACCCATGCTCATCGCGAACATGGCTTCGGGGCAGATCTCCATCCACACCGGCGCCAAGGGGCCGAACCTAGTCACCACCTCCGCCTGCGCCTCGGCCACGCACGCCATCGGCTATGCGTACTCCGACATCAAGCTCGGCCGGGTCAAGGCCTGCATCACCGGCGGCGTGGAGTCGACGATCACGCCCATGGGCGTATCCGGTTTCACGGCCATGAAGGCCCTGTCCACACGCAACGATGAACCGCTCAAGGCCAGCCGTCCCTTTGACGCCGACCGTACCGGATTCGTCATCGGCGAGGGCGCGGGCCTGCTCATGCTCGAAGAGCTTGAGCACGCCAAGGCGCGCGGAGCCAAAATCTACGCAGAGATAGTCGGCTACGGGGCTTCCGGAGACGCATACCACATTGCCGCGCCCGAAGAGTCGGGCACGGGCATGGGCCAGGCCATGAAGTGCGCCCTGCGGGACGCCGAACTGGCCCCGGAACAGATCACCTTCATCAATGCGCATGGCACATCGACCAAGCTCAACGACAAGACCGAAACCAAAGCCATCAAGGCCGTCTTCGGCGCTCACGCCTACAAGATGCCCATCACCGCCAACAAGAGCATGATCGGGCACCTGCTTGGCGCTGCCGGCGGTGCCGAGGCTGTATTCACGGCCATGAGCCTGACCACGGGCATTATTCCCGGGACAATCAATCAGGACACCCCGGACCCGGACTGCGATCTGGATTACACGCCGGGTGCCAGCAGGGAAATGGACCTGGAATACGGCATCAGCAACTCGTTTGGATTCGGCGGCACCAATGCGTCCGTAATCCTGCGCAGTTTCAAATAACGATTTGCCGCCAAAGCGCGGCTCAACAGAGTGGAGACACCCCATGGACGAACTCACCCGCCAGGATCCGCAGATAGCCAAGGCAATCCAGCTGGAGACCAACCGCCAGATTACCAAACTCGAGCTCATCGCCTCGGAGAACTTCACCTCTCTCGCGGTTCGCGCCGCCATGGGCAGCGTCATGACCCACAAGTACGCTGAAGGCTATCCGGGCAAGCGCTACTACGGCGGATGCGAGTTCGTGGACATGGCCGAAAACCTGGCCATGGAGCGTGCCCGGCAGCTTTTCGGAGCCGAGTACGCCAACGTCCAGCCCCATTCGGGCTCCCAGGCCAACATGGGCGCCTATTTCGCCGTCATCGAACCGGGCGACACCATCCTTGGCATGAACCTGTCCCACGGCGGTCACCTGACTCACGGCAGCCCGGTCAATTTTTCGGGCCGCCTGTTCAAGACCGCCTTCTACGGCGTGGAAAAGGAAACCGGTCAGATCAACTATGACGAAGTCGAAGCCCTGGCCAAGGAACATCAGCCCAAACTGATCATCGCCGGTGCCAGCGCCTACCCGCGCACCCTCGACTTCGCCCGCTTTCGGGCCATCGCCGACAGCGTCGGTGCCAAGCTGCTGGTCGACATGGCCCACATCGCTGGGCTGGTGGCCACGGATCTGCACCCCTCGCCCATCAAGCACGCCCACTACACCACGACGACCACGCACAAGACCCTGCGCGGCCCCCGCGGCGGCATGATTTTAAGCTCAGAGGAGTTCGGCAAGACCCTCAATTCCCAGATCTTCCCCGGCATCCAGGGCGGACCGCTCATGCACGTCATCGCGGCCAAGGCCGTGGCCTTCGCCGAGGCTCTGCGTCCCGAGTTCAAGGCATACCAGCAGCAGGTTCTCGACAACGCCGCCACCCTGGCCAAGGAACTGACCGACGCCGGATACCACCTTGTCTCCGGCGGCACGGACAACCACCTCATGCTGGTGGACCTGACCGCTCAGGACATCACCGGCAAGGACGCCGAGATCGGCCTCGACAAGGGTGGCATCACCGTCAACAAGAACACCGTGCCCTTCGAGACCCGCTCGCCCTTCGTCACCTCCGGGGTGCGCCTTGGCACACCGGCCCTGACCACACGTGGCATGAAAAGCGACGACATGCGCAAGGTGGCCAAATGGATTGTCGCCATCCTCGAGAACCTGGACAACGAGTCCAGACTGACCGAGATCCGGCTTGACGTGGAGAAATTCGCGGGCCAGTTCCCGCTTTTCGCCTGGTAGACCAAGCTTTTTTCTACCGCCTTTCTCCAACCACAGGGCCGATTTGCAGGCCCTGTGGTTGATTCGTTTCCAAAGAGGTGACCATGGACAACCGCATCCCCTGGCCGGAATATTTCATGAGCATCGCCTACCTGGTGGCCGAACGCTCCACCTGTCTGCGGCGAAAAGTCGGGGCCCTGGCCGTCAAGGACAAACGCATCCTGGCCACGGGCTACAACGGCGCGCCTGCCGGACTGACCCATTGCCTTGAACTCGGCTGCATGCGCGAAAAGCTCGGCATCCCTTCCGGCCAACGCCACGAACTCTGCCGCGCCCTGCATGCCGAACAGAACGTCATCATCCAGGCCGCCATCCACGGGGTGAGCATCGAGGGCGCTGACATCTTCTGCACCACCCAGCCGTGCATCCTCTGCGCGAAAATGCTCATAAACTGCCGGGTACGCGCCATTTACTTCGCCGAAGGCTACCCCGACGAAATGTCCCGGGAGATGCTGGACGAGGCAAAAATCCCGTATTCCCGGCTGGAGAAGCCCGCCGATGCGTGACGAAAACGTGTTCATGGACCGGGCCATCCGCCTGGCCGAAAAGGGCCGT includes these proteins:
- a CDS encoding superoxide dismutase — encoded protein: MIFVLPDLPYAKDALSPCISAKTFDFHHGKHHQLYIDNTNKLIAGTDFEGQTLREIVMATAGDPSKAGIFNNAAQVWNHSFYWRCMKAGGGGAPTGAVATGINKAFGNYENFAKAFKDAGMTQFGSGWAWLVEKDGKLEIMKTGNADTPMVHGAKALLTADVWEHAYYLDYQNRRADYLQDFLDKLVNWEFVNQQLAK
- the rpmB gene encoding 50S ribosomal protein L28; the encoded protein is MSKVCDICGKGPQVGNHVSHANNKTKRRFMPNLQSVRAQLQSGEVKRMKVCTQCIRSGAVTKPAVN
- a CDS encoding YceD family protein; its protein translation is MVEHWIGLTDLPAQGREFSFDDQDVWRELWQEFHYDMEIVTPLSATLSIAPQPDGYLIKGHIEGTVRTVCHRCLEDAEVIIDHDFDTYEAHEDVDLLDDEPSHLRNIDTGWELDAAGLLWEEFLLALPEKILCADTCLGLCPQCGKNRNLESCACSSPDSQSPLAKALQGLKIKTN
- the rpmF gene encoding 50S ribosomal protein L32 — encoded protein: MPLPKKKTSKSRRNMRRSHDHVAIPNVVYCECGEASLSHCICPGCGKYKGRQYTKAADA
- the plsX gene encoding phosphate acyltransferase PlsX, with product MPKDICLAVDAMGGDFGPEINIPGSLAAARETGVRLILVGDEPSIRKELDRHAHADVRFEIVHTTQVAGMAEKPSDVLRRKKDSSMQVAFRLVREGRAHGVVTAGNSGAALACGMFILGRISGVDRPALASIMPTLKKPIVLIDVGANADCKPYNLVQFGLMAEVLARCVLDISSPKVGILSIGEEEGKGNSLTKDAFTLLKGSSLNFIGNVEGRDVFTGETDVIVCDGFVGNVALKLSEGLGSALASMLKTELKKSIWSRLGTLIALPAFKRFAKKIDYAEYGGAPILGLNGIAIVCHGKSNARAITTALQQAAIFVEKKANDHLVEGLHANTELSLFSRTGKASALKQEAAGL
- a CDS encoding beta-ketoacyl-ACP synthase III — protein: MSSPCFISGLGLHLPRTLVTNSDLEHIVDTSDEWIRSRTGIATRHFAQADEPCSVLAYNAACKALENAGMTAQELTHIFVGTFSGDYNLPSTACLLQDMLGLKGIPAFDLAAACSGFLYCLETARAYTCMYPEAKILIVGSEVTTSRLNFEDRTTCVLFGDGAGAAIVTGQANPGSVKVIDAMLKADGSVGSLLTVHGGGSACKPVLGQTIGPEYFVEMNGRDVFKHAVRCMVEISANLLEKNGLTTDDIDLIIPHQANIRIIEAIGKKLNVDSEKIYVNVDRIGNTSAASIPIALTEAVASGRIQPGMKVLLTAFGGGFTWASALLQF
- the fabG gene encoding 3-oxoacyl-[acyl-carrier-protein] reductase; this encodes MSELVRTALVTGGTRGIGKAIVKKLAGLGYQVYFTYVSRPELAEAVCAEIAADGGAARGFQLDASDWDAVADFFAAQIKDKVSLELLVNNAGITKDGLIMRMKREQWEQVIQINLTGAFVCLQQAAKIMLKQRKGRIVNISSVVGQMGNAGQANYCASKAGLIGLTKAAALELGSRGITVNAIAPGFIETDMTETLPQDVREKYLERIPLGRLGSAQTIADTVAYLASDQAEYITGQVLGINGGMYL
- the acpP gene encoding acyl carrier protein translates to MSIEEKVKELVVEQLGVSAEEVKLESSFVESLGADSLDLTELIMAMEEEFDIEIDDEDAQKIATVQDAINYIKSKS
- the fabF gene encoding beta-ketoacyl-ACP synthase II, producing the protein MIGKRVVVTGLAAMTPIGNSLEESWTNLVGGVCGIGPITLFDCSEFDTKIAGELKNFEPTNYVGVKDAKRMDRFVQIAVAAGKQLMENCGLTMDEATAPEVGVLLGCGLGGLSTIEDFHSKLLKSGPGRISPFYIPMLIANMASGQISIHTGAKGPNLVTTSACASATHAIGYAYSDIKLGRVKACITGGVESTITPMGVSGFTAMKALSTRNDEPLKASRPFDADRTGFVIGEGAGLLMLEELEHAKARGAKIYAEIVGYGASGDAYHIAAPEESGTGMGQAMKCALRDAELAPEQITFINAHGTSTKLNDKTETKAIKAVFGAHAYKMPITANKSMIGHLLGAAGGAEAVFTAMSLTTGIIPGTINQDTPDPDCDLDYTPGASREMDLEYGISNSFGFGGTNASVILRSFK
- the glyA gene encoding serine hydroxymethyltransferase, with product MDELTRQDPQIAKAIQLETNRQITKLELIASENFTSLAVRAAMGSVMTHKYAEGYPGKRYYGGCEFVDMAENLAMERARQLFGAEYANVQPHSGSQANMGAYFAVIEPGDTILGMNLSHGGHLTHGSPVNFSGRLFKTAFYGVEKETGQINYDEVEALAKEHQPKLIIAGASAYPRTLDFARFRAIADSVGAKLLVDMAHIAGLVATDLHPSPIKHAHYTTTTTHKTLRGPRGGMILSSEEFGKTLNSQIFPGIQGGPLMHVIAAKAVAFAEALRPEFKAYQQQVLDNAATLAKELTDAGYHLVSGGTDNHLMLVDLTAQDITGKDAEIGLDKGGITVNKNTVPFETRSPFVTSGVRLGTPALTTRGMKSDDMRKVAKWIVAILENLDNESRLTEIRLDVEKFAGQFPLFAW
- a CDS encoding deoxycytidylate deaminase, coding for MDNRIPWPEYFMSIAYLVAERSTCLRRKVGALAVKDKRILATGYNGAPAGLTHCLELGCMREKLGIPSGQRHELCRALHAEQNVIIQAAIHGVSIEGADIFCTTQPCILCAKMLINCRVRAIYFAEGYPDEMSREMLDEAKIPYSRLEKPADA